The following are encoded in a window of Podospora pseudoanserina strain CBS 124.78 chromosome 6, whole genome shotgun sequence genomic DNA:
- the PTR2_5 gene encoding peptide transporter ptr2 (COG:E; EggNog:ENOG503NVVT): MATNEKPEKAVAMTGETSDVESASLPSVDPRTITEDNYLGRPTEEDLATLRRVPGNIPVIAYLICVVEFCERASYYGVQPLISNYVNRPMPRGGNGWGAPPRDKNDQQTAGALGMGTVAANAVTQSFSMLAYALPVVFGWMADAKFGRFKLICWGVAVFGVAHALMVAAGSKDLLLAGTSKAPYFLSVYILAVGAAMFKPNVSPLLLDQVTTTVPTVITLSSGERVIQDPESTTERVMLWFYLMINIGGFMGVATSYSEKYVGWWLAFLIPLILYLPLPFLLWFLYKRLILHPPGGSDLPNVFRILSICFRRGGFAKFGRHGFWDLAKPSNIAAAGLAESYPTRWNDDFVEDVRRTFQATGIFCFFPIQYINDNGIGAAASFLSTMLETNGVPNDVISNFNALSIICFAPILNYGLYPLLRKMGIHYGPIARITTGLLMSSVGGAGYTIITHYAYKQSPCGEYGSSDCTIGTGVAPISIWWMAIPFAIGGISELFVNVPAYGLAYSRAPPNMRGLVSALNLFTSAVAYAIGLACSSVIQDPHLVWDFGGPAITGGILSVVFYFLFRHIDREEYVLSKNNGPTNVEVEGVVAGAALKETTEK; the protein is encoded by the exons ATGG caacaaacGAGAAGCCTGAAAAGGCTGTCGCCATGACGGGTGAGACGAGCGACGTTGAGTCGGCTTCGCTGCCTTCGGTCGACCcccgcaccatcaccgaaGACAACTACCTCGGCAGGCCCACTGAGGAAGACCTCGCCACCCTCCGCCGTGTCCCCGGTAACATCCCAGTCATCGCCTATCTGATCTGTGTTGTCGAGTTCTGCGAAAGAGCCTCTTACTACGGCGTCCAACCCCTCATCAGCAACTATGTCAACAGACCTATGCCACGAGGAGGCAATGGTTGGGGCGCCCCTCCCCGCGACAAGAATGACCAGCAGACGGCTGGTGCTCTGGGAATGGGcaccgtcgccgccaacGCTGTGACGCAGAGCTTCAGCATGTTGGCCTACGCCCTGCCagtggtgtttggttggaTGGCCGATGCCAAGTTTGGCCGCTTCAAGCTGATCTGCTGGGGCGTGGCtgtgtttggtgttgccCATGCCCTCATGGTGGCTGCCGGCAGCAAAGACTTACTGTTGGCGGGGACATCCAAGGCTCCTTATTTTTTGTCTGTCTATATACTTGCCGTGGGTGCAG CCATGTTCAAGCCCAATGTTTCCCCACTCCTTCTCGATCAAGTAACAACTACCGTGCCCACCGTTATCACGCTGAGTagtggggagagggtgatcCAGGATCCCGAGTCGACGACGGAGCGCGTTA TGCTCTGGTTTTACTTGATGATCAACATTGGCGGGTTTATGGGCGTTGCCACGTCGTATTCAGAAAAATATGTTGGT TGGTGGCTTGCCTTTCTGATCCCGCTCATCCTCTACCTTCCCCTGCCATTCCTTCTCTGGTTCCTTTACAAGCGTTtgatcctccacccccctggTGGAAGCGACCTTCCCAATGTGTTCAGGATCCTCAGCATCTGCTTCCGCCGTGGTGGCTTTGCCAAATTCGGTCGGCATGGGTTCTGGGACCTCGCCAAACCATCCAACATTGCAGCTGCAGGCCTCGCCGAGAGCTACCCAACCCGCTGGAACGATGACTTCGTCGAAGACGTGCGCCGTACCTTTCAGGCCACAGgcatcttttgcttcttcccCATCCAGTACATCAATGACAATGGCATTGGCGCGGCGGCCAGCTTCTTGTCAACTATGCTGGAGACAAACGGCGTCCCCAACGATGTTATTTCCAACTTCAACGCCTTGAGCATCATTTGCTTCGCGCCCATTCTCAACTACGGATTGTATCCGCTTCTGCGTAAGATGGGCATTCACTACGGCCCCATCGCCCGCATCACAACTGGCCTCTTGATGTCGAGTGTTGGTGGAGCTGGatacaccatcatcacccactaCGCCTACAAGCAGTCACCATGCGGGGAATATGGGAGCAGCGACTGCACCATCGGGACTGGCGTGGCCCCCATCAGCATCTGGTGGATGGCCATTCCTTTTGCCATTGGAGGCATCTCAGAGCTGTTCGTCAACGTCCCCGCCTACGGCCTCGCGTACTCCCGTGCGCCTCCCAATATGCGCGGGCTTGTCTCtgccctcaacctcttcacctccgcGGTTGCGTACGCCATCGGTTTGGCATGCAGCAGCGTCATTCAAGATCCTCATCTGGTGTGGGACTTTGGCGGTCCAGCCATTACAGGTGGAATTTTGAGCGTGGTGTTTTACTTTTTGTTCAGGCATATCGATAGGGAGGAGTATGTGCTTAGCAAGAATAATGGGCCCACGAATGTGGaagtggagggggttgtcgCTGGTGCTGCACTCAAAGAAACCACTGAGAAGTaa
- a CDS encoding hypothetical protein (COG:Q; EggNog:ENOG503NVM2), whose amino-acid sequence MCEAVSMTLLLLIDVTATRICSPLLIICKSDKHHSLFMPISIISNSPTVHPKVIFTSLLTHQSLANMSAKGGEFQPVKEAQAQNLPGLDKNMKPESESTKLEGKDQLHEYKGSGKLKGNKAFITGGDSGIGRSVAVLFAREGSDVTIVYLPEEQEDAEKTKKLVEAEGQQCLLFPGDLMDAETCRKAVQVHVDKFGKIHVLVNNASKQIMCQDITDIDLENVESTFRSNILQMFAITKYAVKHMEKGGSIINTTSTVAFRGTGAMVDYAATKGAIVSFTRSLAKQLIPKGIRVNCIAPGPVHTPLQPASRPAEDMEGFGEKYALGRPGQPSEVAPSFVFLASKDAELYYGQVLHPYPLGD is encoded by the exons ATGTGCGAGGCGGTGTCGATGACGTTGTTACTCCTAATTGACGTCACAGCTACGCGAATCTGCTCCCCACTTCTCATCATCTGTAAAAGCGACAAGCATCATTCCCTTTTCATGCCAATTTCCATAATCTCCAACTCTCCAACAGTTCATCCAAAGGTAATATTTACATCTCTGCTAACACATCAATCTCTGGCAAACATGTCGGCCAAAGGCGGTGAATTTCAGCCCGTGAAGGAGGCACAGGCCCAGAACCTTCCAGGCCTCGACAAGAACATGAAGCCAGAAAGCGAATCCACCAAACTTGAGGGCAAGGACCAACTGCACGAATACAAGGGCTCGGGAAAGCTCAAAGGGAACAAGGCTTTCATTACGGGGGGAGA CTCTGGAATCGGACGTTCAGTAGCGGTGCTGTTTGCCCGCGAAGGCTCAGATGTCACGATAGTCTATCTCCCCGAAGAGCAGGAGGACGCTGAAAAGACGAAAAAGCTCGTGGAAGCCGAGGGACAGCAGTGCTTGCTATTTCCGGGGGATCTGATGGACGCTGAGACGTGCCGCAAGGCTGTTCAGGTCCATGTTGACAAATTCGGCAAGATCCACGTGCTCGTCAACAATGCCTCGAAGCAAATCATGTGCCAGGATATCACCGACATTGACCTCGAGAATGTGGAGAGCACATTCCGGAGCAACATTCTGCAAATGTTTGCCATCACAAAGTATGCTGTGAAGCATATGGAGAAGGGCGGCTC aatcatcaacaccacatcgACCGTTGCCTTCCGTGGAACAGGTGCCATGGTCGATTACGCGGCAACAAAGGGGGCTATCGTGTCTTTTACTCGGTCACTCGCCAAACAGCTCATACCCAAGGGCATCAGGGTCAACTGCATCGCCCCGGGACCCGTTCACACCCCCTTGCAGCCAGCTTCACGACCAGCTGAGGACATggagggttttggagagAAGTATGCCTTGGGACGACCCGGTCAGCCCAGTGAGGTTGCACCCAGCTTTGTGTTTTTGGCTAGCAAGGATGCGGAGCTGTATTACGGCCAAGTGCTTCATCCGTACCCATTGGGGGATTAG
- a CDS encoding hypothetical protein (EggNog:ENOG502SVW0), with product MPAISSPSLAAIKVGLPPHHTATRNLTSLSRTIVATTPDTTMLPSVALALCSLLVFIGIASASLPDTYTVVDVQWDLLTDLNNPNSAAVSVFGTIQEAVAQMEAQFPGWNATFQAQQPSYSTVSDGTVSAAALYDRDYYLCGGPVKDGIACLRKVTTAAPKNGPGPNNCGRVSCGYNAAIYWCNDNDKEKELESWGSIADGAEYIYGECTVGADINRLVAWQIFYKNKWNVILTKEWC from the exons ATGCCGGCTATAAGTAGCCCTTCCCTGGCCGCCATCAAAGTTGGATTGCCTCCTCATCACACAGCAACCAGAAACCTGACCTCACTATCAAGAACCATCGTAGCCACGACACCCGACACCACGATGTTGCCAAGCGTCGCCTTGGCTCTCTGCAGCTTGCTGGTATTCATCGGA ATCGCCAGCGCCAGCCTTCCTGACACGTACACTGTTGTCGACGTCCAGTGGGACCTCCTTACcgacctcaacaaccccaacagcgCCGCCGTCTCGGTCTTTGGCACGATTCAAGAAGCTGTGGCCCAGATGGAGGCCCAGTTCCCCGGTTGGAATGCCACTTTCCAGGCCCAGCAGCCGTCCTATAGCACCGTGTCCGATGGAACCGTCTCCGCAGCCGCTCTTTACGATCGGGACTACTATCTTTGCGGTGGCC CGGTGAAGGACGGGATCGCGTGCCTGAGAAAGGTGACTACCGCTGCCCCCAAGAACGGCCCAGGACCCAACAACTGCGGTCGTGTCTCATGTGGATATAATGCAGCAATTTACTGGTGCAACGAT AatgacaaggagaaggagctcgAGTCGTGGGGTTCCATTGCAGATGGCGCAGAGTATATTTACGGCGAATGCACCGTCGGTGCTGATATCAACAGGCTGGTTGCTTGGCAAATTTTCTACAAGAATAAGTGGAATGTCATTCTCACCAAGGAGTGGTGCtag
- a CDS encoding hypothetical protein (COG:E; CAZy:AA3; EggNog:ENOG503NXKF) translates to MPVNSRLAVAATLTSLWLQSGSAQTTCSTVPSDTTYDYVIVGSGAGGIPMADRLSEAGHKVLLIEKGPPSSGRWGGTMKPAWLQGTNLTRFDVPGLCNQIWADPTGVSCTDIDQMAGCVLGGGTAVNAGLWWKPHPEDWDTNFPAGWQTKDLAAATDRVFSRIPGTITPSVDGKRYLSQGFDVLGGSLRAAGWEYVVPNETPEKKNRTIGHSTFMFSGGERGGPLATYLVTASGRNTFTLWTNTIAKRIIRTGGHATGVEVECNRGGHAGVVNLTPNTGRVISAAGAFGSAKLLFRSGIGPTDQLNIVKNSTDGPTMIDSAQWINLPVGYNLNDHVGTDIEIAHPDVVFYDYYAAWRSPIASDAETYLANRTGPFAQAAPNIGPIFWEIIKGGDGTDRHLHWQARVEGLTNTSMTVTQYLGTGSTSRGRMTITRQLNTVVSTPPYLRTEHDKQAVVEGLISLQKSLANVANLTWITPRPGVSAEQFVNSIPAIPGRRGSNHWIGTAKMGTDDGRSGGTSVVDLNTKVYGTDNIFVVDASIFPGMITANPSAAIVIVSEHAATKILALSSA, encoded by the exons atgcctGTCAACTCCAGGTTGGCAGTTGCCGCAACGCTGACCTCACTAT GGCTTCAGTCAGGGTCTGCGCAAACAACATGTTCGACCGTACCGTCGGATACCACCTACGACTATGTGATTGTAGGATCCGGGGCCGGTGGAATCCCCATGGCTGACCGACTTAGCGAAGCGGGACACAAGGTGCTGTTAATCGAGAAAGGGCCACCGTCTTCAGGTCGATGGGGTGGCACAATGAAGCCCGCATGGCTCCAAGGCACAAACCTGACACGGTTCGACGTTCCGGGGCTTTGCAATCAG ATTTGGGCCGACCCCACGGGCGTCTCCTGTACTGACATAGATCAAATGGCGGGCTGCGTTCTCGGGGGTGGGACGGCGGTAAACGcagggttgtggtggaagcCGCACCCGGAGGACTGGGACACCAACTTCCCTGCTGGATGGCAAACCAAGGATCTCGCGGCCGCCACCGACCGCGTGTTCTCGAGAATACCCGGAACCATCACCCCTTCAGTGGATGGTAAACGATACTTGTCGCAGGGATTTGATGTGTTGGGGGGCAGTCTTCGAGCGGCCGGGTGGGAGTACGTGGTACCCAATGAGACcccggagaagaagaaccGCACGATTGGACACAGCACGTTTATGTTTTCCGGTGGTGAAAGGGGCGGGCCTTTGGCCACCTATCTCGTCACCGCGAGCGGGAGGAACACGTTTACCCTGTGGACAAATACGATTGCTAAGCGAATCATCCGCACTGGCGGCCATGCCACTGGAGTCGAGGTGGAGTGCAACCGTGGTGGACATGCTGGTGTTGTGAACCTGACACCAAACACTGGACGTGTCATCTCAGCGGCCGGAGCCTTTGGCTCTGCAAAGTTGTTGTTTAGGA GCGGCATTGGCCCAACAGACCAGCTGAACATCGTCAAGAACTCAACAGATGGACCGACGATGATTGATTCAGCGCAGTGGATTAACCTACCGGTGGGTTACAACTTGAATGACCACGTTGGGACAGATATTGAGATCGCCCATCCTGATGTTGTTTTTTACGATTACTACGCTGCTTGGCGATCGCCTATTGCCAGCGATGCCGAGACATATTTGGCCAACCGGACTGGCCCCTTTGCTCAGGCAGCTCCAAATATTGGCCCCATC TTTTGGGAAATCATCAAGGGTGGTGACGGGACTGATAGACACCTACACTGGCAGGCTCGAGTAGAGGGGCTTACCAACA CCTCCATGACTGTTACCCAGTATCTTGGAACCGGGTCAACGTCTCGAGGAAGAATGACAATCACTAGGCAACTCAATACGGTTGTCTCGACTCCTCCATATCTCAGAACAGAGCATGACAAGCAGGCAGTCGTTGAGGGTCTAATCAGTCTCCAAAAGTCTCTGGCCAACGTCGCTAATTTGACGTGGATTACCCCGAGACCAGGAGTTTCGGCAGAGCAATTTGTGAACTCG ATCCCTGCAATTCCAGGACGCCGAGGTTCCAACCATTGGATAGGGACTGCCAAGATGGGCACTGATGATGGGAGGTCTGGCGGAACGTCCGTGGTGGACTTGAACACCAAGGTATACGGGACTGACAACATCTTTGTCGTTGATGCTTCCATCTTCCCCGGAATGATCACCGCCAACCCGTCCGCTGCCATTGTTATTGTTTCGGAGCACGCTGCCACCAAGATTCTTGCGCTTTCTTCTGCCTAA
- a CDS encoding hypothetical protein (CAZy:AA9; COG:G; EggNog:ENOG503PA52) — MLASLALILSAALSATAHYTLPRVGNGADWQHVRRADNWQNNGFVGSVTSPQIRCFQNSVAGASQTYNVSAGSQLTYYVNPNAYHPGPMQFYLARVPDGQDVTRWDGSGAVWFKIYHEQPTFGQQLGWPSLNKGSFPVTIPRCIRSGYYLLRAEHIALHSASSPGGAQFYISCAQIGVTGGGNTEPSNKVSFPGAYSASDPGIQININWPIPTSYRNPGPPVFQC, encoded by the exons ATGCTGGCTTCTCTCGCCCTCATTCTCAGCGCTGCGCTCAGCGCCACCGCCCACTACACTCTGCCTCGTGTTGGCAATGGCGCTGATTGGCAGCACGTCCGTCGCGCTGACA ACTGGCAGAATAACGGTTTCGTCGGCAGTGTGACCTCTCCACAAATCCGATGCTTCCAGAACTCGGTAGCTGGAGCTTCGCAAACCTACAACGTCAGCGCCGGCTCACAATTGACTTACTATGTCAACCCCAACGCCTACCACCCTGG ACCCATGCAATTCTACTTGGCCCGCGTGCCTGATGGACAGGACGTCACCAGGTGGGATGGATCCGGCGCTGTCTGGTTCAAGATCTACCATGAACAGCCCACATTTGGCCAACAGCTCGGCTGGCCCAGTTTGA ACAAGGGATCATTCCCCGTCACCATCCCGCGTTGCATCCGCTCTGGTTACTACTTGCTCCGTGCTGAGCACATCGCCTTGCACTCTGCTTCCAGCCCCGGAGGCGCCCAGTTCTACATCTCCTGCGCCCAGATCGGAGTCACCGGTGGTGGTAATACTGAGCCCAGCAACAAGGTTTCCTTCCCCGGTGCCTACTCCGCCAGCGACCCCGGCATTCAGATCAACATCAACTGGCCTATCCCTACTTCCTACCGGAACCCTGGCCCTCCCGTCTTCCAGTGCTAA